The Geobacillus stearothermophilus ATCC 12980 genome contains a region encoding:
- the thiI gene encoding tRNA uracil 4-sulfurtransferase ThiI yields MNYDRILIRYGEMTTKGKNRNIFVRRLKNNIARKLQAFERIQIEYMRDRMYILLNGEPHEPIIEKLKTVFGIHSFSLAMKCENDLDAIKDTALAAVRQLPYKGKTFKVSARRVDKQFPYRSDELNYEVGAHILRQTDGLRVNVREPDIDVRIEVRQDGTYVTCRDIFGAGGLPVGTSGKAMLMLSGGIDSPVAGYLAMKRGLEIEAVHFFSPPFTSERAKQKVIDLVRKLTTYGGRIKLHIVPFTEVQQAIYQGVPNEYSLISTRRAMLRITDALRRRQRALAIVTGESLGQVASQTLESMYVINEVTNTPILRPLVSMDKLEIIELAKQIGTHDISILPYEDCCTIFTPRAPKTKPKKEKVFHYESQLDLAPLLEKAVNDTETLVIDEETGQGDEFAELF; encoded by the coding sequence ATGAACTATGACCGCATTTTGATCCGCTACGGAGAAATGACGACGAAAGGAAAAAATCGGAACATCTTCGTCCGGCGTCTTAAAAACAACATTGCCCGCAAACTGCAGGCGTTCGAGCGGATTCAGATTGAATATATGCGTGACCGAATGTACATTTTATTAAACGGCGAGCCGCATGAACCGATTATCGAAAAGCTGAAAACCGTTTTTGGCATTCATTCGTTCAGCCTGGCGATGAAGTGCGAAAACGATCTGGACGCCATTAAGGATACGGCGCTCGCCGCCGTCCGCCAGCTCCCATACAAAGGAAAAACGTTTAAAGTGAGCGCCCGCCGCGTCGATAAGCAGTTTCCGTATCGAAGCGACGAGCTGAACTACGAGGTGGGGGCGCATATTTTGCGGCAGACGGACGGGCTTAGGGTCAACGTGCGCGAGCCGGATATTGACGTGCGCATTGAAGTGCGCCAAGACGGGACATATGTCACGTGCCGCGACATTTTCGGCGCCGGCGGCCTGCCGGTCGGAACGAGCGGCAAGGCGATGCTCATGCTCTCCGGCGGCATCGACAGCCCGGTTGCTGGTTATTTGGCGATGAAGCGCGGTTTGGAAATCGAGGCCGTCCACTTTTTCAGCCCGCCGTTTACAAGCGAACGGGCGAAGCAAAAAGTGATTGACCTCGTGCGCAAGTTGACGACATACGGCGGGAGAATCAAGCTTCACATCGTGCCGTTTACGGAAGTGCAGCAAGCCATTTATCAAGGAGTTCCGAACGAGTACTCGCTCATTTCCACTCGGCGGGCGATGCTTAGGATCACCGACGCGCTGCGCCGCCGCCAGCGGGCGTTGGCGATTGTCACAGGCGAAAGCCTCGGCCAAGTCGCGAGCCAGACGCTAGAAAGCATGTACGTGATCAATGAGGTGACCAATACCCCGATTTTGCGCCCGCTTGTTTCGATGGATAAACTTGAAATTATCGAGCTGGCGAAGCAAATCGGCACACATGATATTTCCATTCTTCCGTATGAAGACTGTTGCACCATTTTTACGCCAAGAGCGCCGAAAACGAAGCCAAAAAAAGAAAAAGTGTTCCATTATGAGAGCCAGCTCGACCTCGCTCCGCTTCTGGAAAAGGCAGTCAATGACACAGAAACGCTCGTCATTGATGAAGAAACAGGGCAGGGCGATGAGTTTGCCGAGCTGTTTTGA
- a CDS encoding cysteine desulfurase family protein — MIYLDNSATTKPFPEVIDSFVAVATNYFANPSSLHGLGMKAERLLAQAREQIAAMLRVKPNEIVFTSGGTEANNFAIKGVAWQYQRRGRHIITTKIEHPSVAEPCRQLEELGFEVTYLPVDREGRVSVEQVERALRDDTILVSVMHVNNEVGTVQPIEEIGALLSRYPKTLFHVDRVQGISKVPLDLKQAGVDLCTISAHKFHGLRGAGLLYVREGVRLAPLIAGGGQERQLRSGTENVAAIVAMAKALRLALERYERDIGRLQALKDEWLEALLAIPDIEINTPRDGAAPHIINFSLKRGVKPEVFVHELEKRGIYVSTTSACSSKKKAPSKTLLAMGLGEDRAERGIRISLSFDNSREEIAPAVAAIKQAIKTLSEVTE; from the coding sequence ATGATTTATCTTGACAACAGTGCGACGACCAAACCATTTCCCGAGGTGATCGATTCGTTCGTCGCCGTCGCAACGAACTATTTTGCCAATCCGTCGTCGCTCCATGGGCTGGGCATGAAGGCGGAGCGGCTTTTGGCGCAGGCGCGTGAACAAATCGCCGCCATGCTGCGCGTTAAGCCGAACGAAATCGTTTTTACCTCCGGCGGAACGGAGGCGAACAATTTCGCCATCAAAGGGGTCGCCTGGCAATATCAGCGGCGCGGCCGGCATATCATTACGACGAAAATCGAGCATCCGTCTGTCGCTGAACCGTGCCGCCAGCTTGAGGAGCTTGGTTTTGAGGTGACGTACTTGCCGGTCGACCGCGAAGGAAGGGTATCGGTTGAGCAAGTGGAACGCGCGCTGCGCGACGATACGATTCTCGTGTCGGTCATGCACGTCAATAACGAAGTTGGCACGGTGCAGCCGATCGAAGAAATCGGCGCCCTCTTGTCCCGCTATCCGAAAACATTGTTTCACGTCGATCGGGTGCAAGGGATCAGCAAAGTGCCGCTCGACTTGAAGCAAGCCGGTGTCGATTTATGCACGATATCGGCGCATAAATTTCACGGATTGCGCGGCGCCGGCTTGCTTTATGTCCGTGAAGGCGTCCGCTTGGCGCCGTTGATTGCCGGCGGCGGGCAGGAGCGGCAGCTTCGGTCCGGAACGGAAAATGTCGCCGCCATCGTCGCGATGGCGAAGGCGCTTCGCTTGGCGCTCGAGCGCTACGAGCGGGACATCGGCCGGCTTCAAGCATTGAAAGACGAGTGGCTTGAAGCGCTCTTGGCGATTCCAGACATCGAGATCAACACGCCGCGCGATGGCGCCGCTCCTCATATCATCAACTTTTCGTTAAAGCGCGGCGTGAAGCCGGAAGTGTTTGTTCACGAACTGGAAAAAAGAGGAATATACGTTTCGACGACGTCAGCCTGTTCATCGAAAAAAAAGGCGCCGAGCAAGACGCTTTTGGCCATGGGGCTTGGTGAAGACCGAGCCGAGCGCGGCATTCGCATCAGCTTGTCGTTTGACAACAGCCGGGAAGAAATCGCGCCGGCGGTGGCAGCCATCAAGCAGGCGATCAAAACATTAAGCGAGGTAACGGAATAA
- the ezrA gene encoding septation ring formation regulator EzrA yields MGMAWIVLLLGSGAIIYNHVYRKRMYREIDRLEEWKINLMNRPVPDELAKVKQLNMTGETEQLFERWRQQWDDIVAVKLPNVEEQLFDAERLLDKYRYRQARRLLGQIADGLRRLEEEVHEIIHEVNELIGSEEQSRAEIEELRAAHREAKKTLLAYRYTFGSAADLLDVRLTEAEKQFQRFAELTEAGNYLAARDVVLTLKEELGRLTAMMEDIPKLLGECQTSLPAQLAELADGYREMEERGYILDHLHMERTLQEKREKIEQCLAMIHELRIEEAKQIVAELKEEIDALYDLLENEVLAHQYVQTEMPRLSGMLQELAAEAKETEAEALFVQQSYHLAPSDLEKYRSIEKQLHQLQKRFFLIQDRVAEAKTAYSLLKEELEQLVSQIDLMKEEHEQFRTMLQTLRKDELIAREKLDGMRKTLAEALRLVQKSRLPGLPEPYALELAEARRSLQAVAARLEEKPLDMPAVDQALEEAKAAVERLYERTVEMIEQATLAERTIQYGNRYRRRYPAVRKGLEEAEFLFRHYDYEEALRQAVAAVEEVEPGAFDRVQKLWQEDNSREQ; encoded by the coding sequence ATGGGAATGGCATGGATCGTTCTGCTCCTCGGATCGGGGGCAATCATATATAATCATGTGTACCGAAAGCGGATGTACCGGGAAATCGATCGGCTCGAGGAATGGAAAATCAACTTGATGAACCGGCCGGTACCGGATGAGCTGGCGAAAGTGAAACAGCTGAATATGACAGGGGAGACGGAGCAGCTGTTTGAACGATGGCGCCAGCAATGGGACGACATTGTGGCAGTGAAGCTGCCGAATGTGGAAGAACAGCTGTTTGACGCGGAGCGGCTGCTCGACAAATACCGCTACCGGCAGGCGCGCCGGCTGCTTGGGCAGATCGCCGACGGATTGCGTCGTCTTGAGGAAGAAGTGCATGAAATCATTCATGAAGTGAATGAGTTGATCGGCAGCGAGGAACAAAGCCGGGCGGAGATCGAGGAGCTGCGTGCGGCTCACCGGGAAGCGAAAAAGACGCTGCTTGCTTACCGTTATACGTTCGGTTCGGCTGCCGACTTGCTTGACGTCCGTTTAACGGAAGCGGAAAAGCAGTTTCAGCGGTTTGCCGAATTGACGGAAGCCGGCAACTATTTGGCGGCGCGCGATGTGGTTCTGACACTGAAGGAAGAGCTCGGCCGGCTCACAGCCATGATGGAAGATATTCCTAAACTTCTTGGCGAATGCCAAACGTCGTTGCCAGCTCAGCTCGCTGAGTTGGCTGATGGCTATCGAGAGATGGAAGAGCGCGGATACATCCTTGACCATTTGCACATGGAGCGCACGCTTCAGGAAAAACGGGAAAAAATCGAGCAATGTCTGGCCATGATCCATGAGCTGCGCATCGAAGAAGCGAAGCAGATTGTCGCTGAGCTGAAAGAAGAGATCGACGCGCTCTACGATTTGCTCGAAAACGAAGTGCTCGCGCATCAATATGTGCAAACGGAAATGCCGCGCCTCAGCGGCATGCTTCAGGAGCTCGCCGCCGAGGCGAAGGAAACCGAGGCCGAGGCGCTGTTCGTCCAGCAAAGCTACCATTTGGCGCCAAGCGACCTCGAAAAGTACCGGAGCATCGAAAAGCAGCTGCACCAGTTGCAAAAGCGGTTTTTTCTCATTCAAGACCGCGTTGCCGAGGCGAAAACAGCGTATTCGCTCCTGAAAGAGGAGCTTGAGCAGCTTGTGTCTCAGATCGACCTCATGAAGGAAGAGCATGAACAGTTTCGAACGATGCTGCAGACGCTGCGCAAAGACGAATTGATCGCCCGCGAAAAGCTTGACGGCATGAGAAAAACATTGGCCGAGGCTCTCCGCCTTGTGCAAAAAAGCCGGCTGCCGGGGCTGCCTGAACCGTATGCGCTTGAATTGGCGGAAGCGAGACGCAGCTTGCAAGCCGTTGCCGCGCGTCTTGAAGAAAAGCCGCTTGACATGCCGGCGGTCGACCAAGCGTTGGAGGAGGCGAAAGCGGCTGTGGAACGGTTGTATGAGCGGACGGTGGAAATGATCGAACAGGCGACGCTGGCGGAGCGGACGATTCAATACGGCAACCGCTACCGCCGCCGCTATCCAGCGGTCCGCAAAGGGCTGGAAGAAGCCGAATTTTTATTTCGCCATTATGATTATGAGGAGGCGCTCCGGCAGGCGGTGGCGGCCGTTGAAGAAGTCGAGCCGGGCGCGTTTGACCGTGTGCAGAAATTATGGCAGGAGGATAACAGCCGCGAACAGTGA
- the hisJ gene encoding histidinol-phosphatase HisJ: MRDGHIHTPFCPHGSQDPLEAYVERAIELGYTDISFTEHAPLPERFIDPTPNQDCSMKLSQLERYLHAVAEVKTRYRNDIAIRVGLEVDFIPGFEEETTRLLDEVGPLLDDSILSVHFLAYEGQYVCLDYSEDMFADIVRLFGSVERVHRAYYETVLQSIRTELGRYKPRRIGHMTLVRKFQRRFPCLEPMDEWIVSILDDIKQFGYELDYNGAGAAKPLCLEPYPPGGVIAEARRRGIPIVYGSDAHRAADLHQGRERMDREALSVDNRPQPS; the protein is encoded by the coding sequence ATGCGCGACGGGCATATTCATACGCCGTTTTGTCCGCACGGAAGCCAAGATCCGCTTGAGGCCTATGTAGAGCGCGCGATCGAACTGGGCTATACCGACATTTCCTTTACGGAGCATGCCCCGCTTCCTGAGCGGTTTATCGATCCAACGCCCAACCAGGACTGTTCGATGAAGCTTAGCCAGCTTGAGCGCTATTTGCACGCCGTCGCTGAGGTGAAAACCCGCTACCGAAACGACATTGCCATCCGTGTCGGGCTCGAAGTCGATTTTATTCCTGGCTTTGAGGAAGAAACAACCCGCCTGCTCGACGAGGTCGGCCCGCTGCTTGACGACAGCATTTTATCGGTTCACTTTTTGGCCTACGAAGGGCAATATGTATGCCTTGATTACAGCGAAGATATGTTCGCCGACATCGTCCGCTTGTTCGGATCGGTCGAACGCGTCCACCGCGCCTACTACGAAACAGTGCTGCAATCGATCCGCACGGAGCTTGGCCGCTACAAACCGAGACGTATCGGCCATATGACGCTTGTGCGCAAGTTCCAACGCCGTTTCCCATGCTTGGAACCAATGGATGAGTGGATTGTTTCCATTCTCGATGACATCAAGCAGTTCGGCTATGAATTGGACTACAACGGCGCCGGCGCCGCCAAACCACTCTGCCTTGAGCCGTATCCGCCGGGCGGCGTGATCGCCGAGGCGCGGCGGCGGGGCATCCCAATCGTCTACGGATCCGACGCCCATCGCGCCGCCGACTTGCACCAAGGACGGGAGAGGATGGACCGCGAGGCGCTTTCGGTTGACAACCGCCCGCAGCCGTCATAA
- a CDS encoding GAF domain-containing protein has protein sequence MFRPMAYNGTREENYALVIEQLKSLISGEPNFIANLANAAALLNQFFTDINWVGFYLADGEELVLGPFQGLPACVRIPFGKGVCGTAAAKRRTVVVPDVHQFPGHIACDAASQSEIVVPLIKDDRVIGVLDIDSPVKNRFDDIDRRYLEQFASVLISA, from the coding sequence ATGTTTCGTCCCATGGCTTACAACGGAACACGCGAAGAAAATTACGCGCTCGTCATCGAACAGCTGAAATCGCTCATTTCCGGGGAACCCAACTTCATCGCCAACTTGGCGAACGCAGCCGCCTTGCTCAACCAGTTTTTCACCGACATCAATTGGGTCGGTTTTTACCTCGCAGACGGCGAGGAGCTTGTGCTTGGCCCGTTCCAAGGCTTGCCGGCATGCGTGCGCATTCCGTTCGGCAAAGGAGTGTGCGGCACGGCGGCCGCCAAACGGCGGACGGTGGTCGTTCCAGACGTTCACCAATTCCCGGGCCATATCGCCTGCGATGCGGCGTCTCAATCGGAAATCGTCGTGCCACTCATCAAAGACGACCGCGTCATCGGCGTTCTTGACATCGACAGCCCGGTGAAAAACCGCTTCGATGACATCGACCGCCGCTACTTGGAGCAGTTTGCCAGCGTGCTCATTTCCGCCTGA
- a CDS encoding diguanylate cyclase, with amino-acid sequence MNKEEMKRYESFKQKFFHWFLAFQDDRPFSAAAGELLALLKEELALEQAVFYLYDPVRAAFYPEAAAVGTPDARPIAADGERKVAVVDAGGPHMAARLFFMLSDETPAMVELVYRKDGGFDERLLWEIRTDLARLFRKLSAVLQGEGEEKRYGQLHHFAAKIHSSMHIDVVLEEIIRTLQNVYPSFTYHLLLSHDNHLRGNLPIKTLVLDEREKQKAALRAFLTGQVQCEVMEAPPRSVLYAPIKGVQAVYGVIEMIAPYAAPFPKREIHFISLLASTAGSALENAKLYEQSRRLVADLQLINDTMRQLNARPRLHEAIEYMVSQIQQSFGADEVGFFLFADGKRELLPGSTLFFFDHRSEPYIEWVEKRRQSGNDILFAGDVCVSAFGSFRSIMAAPMQQNKETKGLCIALASEPYRFTFEMFKLLESLVQHSTLAFMNAMLREEFEKMVVTDYLTKLHTRRYLDEVIQTSMGSDASGALILFDIDNFKQINDVYGHQTGDRVLVQVAETVCANIRDGDVAARWGGEELAVYLPKVPLSDAISIARRITEKVREQTIPTVTVSCGVSWWERQGCEDAKQLFKRADAALYMAKETGKNCIFVHDDGHLYKV; translated from the coding sequence ATGAACAAGGAAGAAATGAAGCGGTATGAATCATTTAAACAAAAATTTTTCCACTGGTTTTTAGCGTTTCAGGACGATAGGCCGTTTTCGGCGGCGGCGGGCGAGTTGCTCGCGCTGCTAAAAGAAGAGCTGGCGCTCGAGCAAGCCGTTTTTTATTTGTACGACCCGGTGCGGGCTGCCTTTTATCCGGAAGCGGCCGCGGTTGGGACGCCGGACGCTAGGCCGATCGCGGCTGATGGAGAGCGGAAAGTCGCTGTTGTCGATGCCGGTGGGCCGCATATGGCGGCCCGGCTCTTTTTCATGCTTTCCGATGAGACACCGGCGATGGTCGAGCTCGTGTATCGAAAAGATGGCGGTTTTGACGAGCGGTTGTTGTGGGAGATCCGGACGGATTTGGCGCGATTGTTTCGGAAACTTAGCGCGGTGCTGCAAGGAGAGGGCGAAGAGAAACGGTATGGACAGCTGCATCACTTTGCCGCAAAAATTCATTCCTCGATGCATATCGATGTTGTGCTTGAAGAAATTATCCGCACGCTGCAAAACGTCTATCCATCATTCACCTACCACCTTCTGTTGTCGCATGACAACCATCTGCGCGGAAATTTGCCGATTAAAACGCTTGTATTGGATGAAAGGGAAAAACAGAAGGCGGCGTTGCGGGCGTTTTTGACTGGACAAGTGCAATGCGAGGTGATGGAGGCGCCGCCGCGCTCGGTGCTGTATGCCCCGATTAAAGGGGTGCAGGCGGTGTATGGGGTGATTGAAATGATCGCCCCATACGCTGCGCCATTTCCAAAACGAGAGATTCATTTTATTTCGCTGCTGGCGAGCACGGCTGGAAGTGCGCTTGAGAACGCCAAGTTGTATGAACAGTCGCGCCGGCTTGTCGCCGATTTGCAGCTGATCAACGACACAATGCGCCAATTGAACGCCCGGCCGCGGCTTCATGAAGCCATTGAGTACATGGTATCGCAAATCCAACAATCGTTCGGCGCGGATGAAGTCGGTTTTTTCTTGTTTGCCGACGGCAAGCGGGAGCTTTTGCCAGGCAGCACGCTGTTTTTTTTCGACCATCGGTCCGAGCCCTATATCGAATGGGTGGAAAAGCGGCGCCAAAGCGGAAATGACATTTTATTTGCCGGTGATGTATGCGTGTCCGCTTTCGGTTCGTTTCGTTCCATCATGGCGGCGCCGATGCAGCAAAACAAGGAAACGAAGGGACTGTGCATTGCGCTCGCCAGCGAGCCATACCGATTTACGTTTGAGATGTTTAAGCTCTTGGAATCCCTCGTTCAACATTCAACGCTGGCGTTTATGAACGCGATGCTGCGCGAAGAGTTCGAGAAGATGGTAGTCACCGATTATTTGACAAAGCTGCATACGCGCCGTTACTTGGACGAGGTGATCCAAACATCCATGGGATCCGATGCATCCGGGGCGCTCATTTTGTTTGACATTGACAACTTTAAGCAAATCAACGATGTGTACGGCCATCAAACGGGCGATAGGGTGCTCGTCCAAGTGGCTGAGACGGTGTGCGCCAACATTCGCGATGGCGATGTGGCGGCGCGTTGGGGCGGGGAAGAGCTGGCGGTGTATTTGCCGAAAGTGCCGCTGTCTGACGCCATTTCGATTGCCCGCCGCATCACAGAAAAAGTCAGAGAACAAACGATTCCGACGGTGACCGTTTCGTGCGGTGTGTCATGGTGGGAGCGCCAAGGCTGCGAGGATGCAAAACAGCTGTTCAAACGAGCCGACGCCGCGCTTTATATGGCAAAAGAGACAGGAAAAAACTGCATTTTTGTGCACGATGACGGTCATTTGTATAAGGTGTAA
- the rpsD gene encoding 30S ribosomal protein S4: MARYTGPMWKISRRLGISLSGTGKELQKRPYPPGQHGPGQRRKLSEYGLQLQEKQKLRHMYGVNERQFRKTFEEAGKMPGKHGENFMILLESRLDNLVYRLGLARTRRQARQLVTHGHILVDGSRVNIPSYRVKPGQTIAVREKSRNLQVIKEALEANNYIPDYLSFDPEKMEGTYTRLPERSELPAEINEALIVEFYSR; this comes from the coding sequence ATGGCTCGTTATACTGGCCCAATGTGGAAAATTTCCCGCCGCCTTGGCATCTCGTTGAGCGGCACGGGGAAAGAATTGCAAAAACGTCCGTATCCGCCTGGCCAACACGGTCCGGGGCAACGGCGGAAATTGTCGGAATATGGCTTGCAGCTGCAAGAAAAACAAAAGCTGCGCCATATGTACGGCGTGAACGAACGCCAATTCCGCAAAACGTTTGAAGAAGCAGGCAAAATGCCGGGCAAACACGGCGAAAACTTCATGATTTTGTTAGAATCGCGCCTAGACAACCTCGTCTATCGCTTAGGGTTGGCCCGCACGCGCCGTCAAGCCCGCCAGCTCGTGACGCACGGCCACATTTTGGTCGACGGCAGCCGCGTCAACATCCCGTCGTACCGCGTCAAACCGGGACAAACGATCGCCGTTCGCGAAAAATCGCGCAACTTGCAAGTGATTAAAGAAGCGCTCGAAGCGAACAACTACATTCCAGATTACTTGTCGTTTGATCCGGAAAAAATGGAAGGGACGTACACCCGCTTGCCGGAGCGTTCCGAACTGCCGGCGGAAATCAACGAAGCGCTCATCGTCGAGTTCTACTCGCGTTAA
- the tyrS gene encoding tyrosine--tRNA ligase, producing the protein MDLLAELQWRGLVNQTTDEDGLRKLLNEERVTLYCGFDPTADSLHIGHLATILTMRRFQQAGHRPIALVGGATGLIGDPSGKKSERTLNAKETVEAWSARIKEQLGRFLDFEADGNPAKIKNNYDWIGPLDVITFLRDVGKHFSVNYMMAKESVQSRIETGISFTEFSYMMLQAYDFLRLYETEGCRLQIGGSDQWGNITAGLELIRKTKGEARAFGLTIPLVTKADGTKFGKTESGTIWLDKEKTSPYEFYQFWINTDDRDVIRYLKYFTFLSKEEIEALEQELREAPEKRAAQKTLAEEVTKLVHGEEALRQAIRISEALFSGDIANLTAAEIEQGFKDVPSFVHEGGDVPLVELLVSAGISPSKRQAREDIQNGAIYVNGERLQDVGAILTAEHRLEGRFTVIRRGKKKYYLIRYA; encoded by the coding sequence ATGGATTTGCTTGCGGAATTGCAATGGCGCGGGCTCGTCAACCAAACGACGGATGAAGACGGGTTGCGCAAACTGTTAAATGAGGAGCGGGTGACGCTCTACTGCGGGTTTGACCCGACGGCGGACAGTTTGCATATCGGCCACTTGGCCACCATTTTGACGATGCGCCGCTTCCAGCAGGCGGGGCACCGGCCGATCGCTCTAGTCGGCGGAGCGACGGGGTTGATCGGCGACCCGAGCGGGAAAAAAAGCGAGCGCACGCTCAATGCCAAAGAAACCGTCGAGGCATGGAGCGCGCGTATTAAAGAACAGCTCGGCCGCTTTTTAGATTTTGAAGCGGACGGCAATCCGGCGAAAATCAAAAACAACTACGACTGGATCGGGCCGCTGGATGTCATTACGTTTTTGCGCGACGTCGGCAAGCATTTCAGCGTCAACTACATGATGGCGAAAGAGTCGGTTCAATCGCGCATCGAGACGGGCATTTCATTTACCGAGTTCAGCTATATGATGCTGCAGGCATACGATTTTCTCCGCCTGTACGAGACGGAAGGATGCCGCCTGCAAATCGGCGGGAGCGACCAATGGGGCAACATCACGGCAGGGCTTGAGCTTATTCGCAAAACGAAAGGCGAGGCGCGGGCGTTTGGCTTGACGATCCCGCTTGTGACGAAAGCGGACGGCACGAAATTCGGGAAAACGGAAAGCGGCACGATTTGGCTCGACAAAGAGAAAACGTCGCCGTACGAGTTTTACCAGTTTTGGATCAACACCGATGACCGCGATGTGATCCGTTACTTGAAGTATTTTACGTTCCTGTCGAAAGAGGAAATCGAAGCGCTTGAACAAGAGCTTCGTGAGGCCCCAGAGAAGCGGGCGGCCCAAAAGACGCTTGCTGAGGAAGTGACAAAGCTCGTGCACGGCGAAGAGGCGCTCAGGCAAGCGATTCGCATTTCTGAAGCGCTCTTTAGCGGCGACATTGCCAATTTGACAGCGGCGGAAATTGAGCAAGGGTTCAAAGATGTACCGTCATTCGTTCATGAAGGAGGCGACGTTCCGCTTGTCGAGCTGCTCGTTTCTGCCGGCATTTCGCCATCGAAGCGACAAGCGCGCGAAGACATCCAAAACGGCGCCATTTACGTCAACGGCGAGCGCCTTCAAGACGTCGGAGCCATATTAACGGCTGAACACCGCCTTGAGGGGCGGTTTACGGTCATCCGCCGCGGGAAGAAAAAGTATTATTTGATTCGCTACGCCTAA